The DNA region TCCTTCTCCTCAAACCGAGTCCCTAGTAGACTGGTTGGAAAAAACCGGACGCATGTCTGCCCGCGATCCCCAAGAGCAAGAGTTTGTAGATAATGATGTGGATATCTCTGAACTCGAACTGATTGAGGGAGGAGACGATAACTATGATGACGATGATGATTCCGTCGAGGATGAGTAAGCGATACAGCACTTTGTGATGTCATGAGGTACAGTCAGAACAA from Roseofilum reptotaenium CS-1145 includes:
- a CDS encoding DUF3134 domain-containing protein — translated: MDFPILSAMSAKFVPIKNPSLRETPRSQLAPILPSPQTESLVDWLEKTGRMSARDPQEQEFVDNDVDISELELIEGGDDNYDDDDDSVEDE